A window of Nomascus leucogenys isolate Asia unplaced genomic scaffold, Asia_NLE_v1 Super-Scaffold_3090, whole genome shotgun sequence contains these coding sequences:
- the LOC100605307 gene encoding LOW QUALITY PROTEIN: leucine-rich repeat-containing protein 14-like (The sequence of the model RefSeq protein was modified relative to this genomic sequence to represent the inferred CDS: inserted 1 base in 1 codon), which translates to MPLHSLLGILKTLRLDFIQELEVFDWFDWFWALSDPNLSATQLGRILNLRSLKLIYYNWAFSSRGERPSSYFLSHLTRLGHLQKLHLSYSHLSGNLHYVLSCLWVPLHSLEICYCRLLDTDITYLSQSPHTTCLKKLDLSGNNLSYVVPRPLGTLLREVSGTLRHLDLNHCWLKDAHLSALLPTLCRCSHLSSLSLSDNPVSSACILSLLEHMTGLMELKQVVYPIPVDCCMYLHGLSWGPVDKDKLCQLQAEIQKQLQAMQRADMQWSPXAALAYAAGAV; encoded by the exons ATGCCCCTCCACAGTCTTCTGGGGATCCTGAAGACACTCAGGCTGGATTTCATCCAGGAGCTGGAGGTGTTTGACTGGTTTGACTGGTTCTGGGCATTGTCAGATCCAAACCTATCTGCCACACAGCTGGGAAGGATCTTGAACCTGCGCAGCCTCAAGCTCATCTACTACAACTGGGCCTTCTCCTCGCGGGGCGAGCGGCCCTCCAGCTACTTCCTCTCCCACCTTACCAGGCTGGGCCACCTCCAGAAGCTGCACCTGTCTTACTCCCACCTCTCAGGCAATCTACATTACGTGCTCAG CTGTCTGTGGGTCCCACTGCATTCCCTGGAGATCTGCTACTGCAGGCTTCTGGACACTGACATCACCTACTTGTCCCAGAGCCCTCATACCACCTGCCTGAAGAAGCTGGATCTGAGTGGCAACAACCTGTCCTACGTGGTCCCTAGGCCCTTGGGGACCCTGCTGAGGGAGGTCTCAGGGACACTGCGACACCTAGACCTGAACCACTGCTGGCTGAAGGATGCCCACCTCAGTGCCCTCCTGCCCACCCTGTGCCGCTGCTCCCACCTCAGTTCCCTGAGCCTCTCCGACAACCCCGTCTCCAGTGCCTGCATCCTGAGCCTGCTGGAGCACATGACAGGGCTGATGGAGCTGAAGCAGGTAGTCTATCCCATCCCAGTTGACTGCTGCATGTACCTGCATGGCCTCTCCTGGGGTCCCGTGGACAAGGACAAGCTGTGCCAGTTGCAGGCTGAGATACAGAAGCAGCTGCAAGCCATGCAGCGGGCTGACATGCAATGGAGCC CCGCTGCCCTTGCTTATGCAGCTGGTGCAGTTTGA